Proteins from one Pseudomonas grandcourensis genomic window:
- a CDS encoding metalloregulator ArsR/SmtB family transcription factor yields MSAEQHDIGVSQVAAAIAEPARTKILCSLMDGHARTSTELAAVAEVSASTASAHLAKLKELALVRLHVQGRHRYYSLADKRVAQALEALMVIGQYAAPGFRARTPDRLQFARTCYDHMAGTLAVLMHDRMLEAGWLEETDEQAYRLSDSGTAMFQGLGIEVQDLSTLRRRFACPCLDWSMRRPHLGGSLGAALLQTALKRKWVTQDLDSRALALTALGRREMAGRFGVELPIERDGKRSQPAAAPTGVGRRPL; encoded by the coding sequence ATGAGCGCAGAACAACACGACATCGGCGTCTCGCAGGTGGCGGCAGCCATCGCTGAGCCGGCGCGGACGAAAATCCTCTGTTCGCTGATGGACGGCCACGCCCGTACCAGTACCGAACTGGCGGCGGTGGCCGAAGTCAGCGCGTCGACCGCCAGTGCCCACCTGGCCAAACTCAAGGAGCTGGCGCTGGTGCGGCTGCACGTCCAGGGACGTCACCGCTATTACAGCCTGGCGGACAAACGCGTGGCCCAGGCCCTGGAGGCACTGATGGTGATCGGCCAGTACGCCGCGCCGGGCTTCCGTGCGCGGACCCCGGATCGCCTGCAATTTGCCCGCACCTGCTACGACCACATGGCCGGCACCCTGGCGGTGCTGATGCATGACCGGATGCTCGAAGCGGGCTGGCTTGAGGAAACCGACGAACAGGCCTATCGCTTGAGCGACAGCGGTACGGCAATGTTTCAAGGGCTCGGGATCGAGGTGCAGGACTTGAGCACCTTGCGCCGCCGCTTTGCCTGCCCGTGCCTGGACTGGAGCATGCGCCGGCCACATCTGGGCGGGTCGCTGGGGGCGGCGTTGCTGCAAACGGCGCTCAAGCGCAAGTGGGTGACCCAGGATCTGGACAGTCGGGCGTTGGCGTTGACGGCGTTGGGGCGCAGGGAGATGGCAGGGCGGTTCGGGGTTGAGTTGCCCATTGAGCGCGATGGCAAAAGATCGCAGCCTGCGGCAGCTCCTACGGGGGTTGGGCGGCGGCCATTGTAG
- a CDS encoding branched-chain amino acid aminotransferase, whose product MGNESINWDKLGFDYIKTDKRYLSYFRNGEWDKGTLTEDNVLHISEGSTALHYGQQCFEGMKAYRCKDGSINLFRPDQNALRMQRSCARLLMPQVETEQFIEACKEVVRANERFIPPYGTGGALYLRPFVIGVGDNIGVRTAPEFIFSIFCIPVGAYFKGGLTPHNFQISSYDRAAPQGTGAAKVGGNYAASLMPGSKAKKAHFADAIYLDPMTHTKIEEVGSANFFGITHDNKFVTPNSPSVLPGITRLSLIELAKTRLGLEVIEGDVLIDKLSDFKEAGACGTAAVITPIGGIDYNDHLHVFHSETEVGPVTQKLYKELTGVQTGDIEAPAGWIVKV is encoded by the coding sequence AGCATCAATTGGGACAAGCTGGGTTTTGACTACATCAAGACCGACAAGCGCTATCTGTCGTACTTTCGCAATGGCGAGTGGGACAAAGGCACCCTGACCGAAGATAACGTGCTGCACATCAGCGAAGGCTCCACAGCCCTTCACTATGGCCAGCAATGCTTCGAAGGCATGAAGGCCTATCGTTGCAAGGACGGCTCGATCAACCTGTTCCGCCCGGACCAGAACGCCCTGCGCATGCAGCGCAGCTGCGCCCGCCTGCTGATGCCGCAGGTGGAAACCGAGCAGTTCATTGAAGCCTGCAAGGAAGTGGTCCGCGCCAACGAACGTTTCATCCCGCCTTACGGCACCGGCGGCGCGCTGTACCTGCGCCCGTTCGTGATCGGCGTGGGTGACAACATCGGCGTGCGTACCGCCCCCGAGTTCATCTTCTCGATCTTCTGCATTCCGGTCGGCGCCTACTTCAAGGGCGGCCTGACCCCGCACAACTTCCAGATCTCCAGCTACGACCGCGCCGCGCCACAAGGCACCGGTGCCGCCAAGGTCGGTGGCAACTACGCCGCCAGCCTGATGCCGGGCTCCAAGGCCAAGAAAGCCCACTTCGCCGACGCCATCTACCTGGATCCGATGACCCACACCAAGATCGAGGAAGTCGGTTCGGCCAACTTCTTCGGGATCACCCACGACAACAAGTTCGTGACCCCGAACTCGCCATCGGTACTGCCGGGCATCACCCGTCTGTCGCTGATCGAGCTGGCCAAGACTCGTCTGGGCCTGGAAGTGATCGAAGGCGACGTGCTCATCGACAAGCTCTCCGACTTCAAGGAAGCCGGCGCTTGCGGTACTGCCGCGGTGATCACGCCAATCGGCGGCATCGACTACAACGACCACCTGCACGTGTTCCACAGCGAAACCGAAGTCGGCCCGGTCACCCAGAAGCTCTACAAAGAGCTGACCGGCGTGCAAACCGGCGATATCGAAGCGCCAGCGGGCTGGATCGTCAAGGTTTGA
- a CDS encoding cytochrome P450 produces MDPIIAATHADPYPYYAQLRAEGGLAFHPVLNLWVASSARAVAAVLAHPDCHVRPAQEPVPRVIADGMAGQVFGQLMRMNEGERQHCPRSAIAPGLELIDTREVEALVNARLMTADAAGLYNAMFRGPVCVVAALLGFTPAQGRAISELTADFVACLSPLSDAAQLTAANAAAEHLSGYFIELLDDPHNHSPLLAGIGQRFACGAPQTLIANLIGLCSQTFEATAGLIGSTVLALIHHSSLRSESTSVEDLLAEVQRFDPPVQNTRRFVAAPCEVDGVRLNATDVILVLLASANRDPQLNDNPDTFLLDRPNRRSFTFGAGRHQCPGQRLAMSIAGATLKQFLAMRPALEQLKRQYRPSTNGRIPLFSD; encoded by the coding sequence ATGGACCCGATCATCGCTGCGACCCATGCCGATCCTTATCCCTACTACGCACAACTGCGTGCCGAGGGCGGGCTGGCTTTTCATCCGGTGCTGAACCTGTGGGTGGCCAGTAGCGCCCGGGCGGTGGCCGCCGTGCTGGCCCATCCCGATTGCCACGTTCGCCCCGCGCAGGAGCCAGTCCCCAGGGTGATTGCCGATGGCATGGCCGGCCAGGTGTTCGGCCAATTGATGCGCATGAATGAAGGTGAACGCCAGCATTGTCCACGGTCGGCGATTGCGCCGGGGCTGGAGTTGATCGATACACGGGAAGTCGAAGCTCTGGTCAACGCCCGATTGATGACTGCGGATGCCGCTGGCCTGTACAACGCCATGTTTCGTGGACCGGTGTGCGTGGTGGCGGCGTTGTTGGGGTTCACCCCGGCCCAGGGCCGCGCCATCAGCGAGTTGACGGCGGATTTCGTCGCCTGCCTGTCGCCCTTGAGCGACGCGGCACAATTGACCGCCGCCAACGCTGCCGCCGAACACTTGAGCGGTTACTTCATCGAATTGCTCGACGATCCGCACAACCACAGCCCTTTGCTGGCAGGTATCGGCCAGCGCTTCGCCTGCGGCGCACCGCAAACCCTGATCGCCAACCTGATCGGCCTGTGCTCCCAGACCTTCGAGGCCACTGCCGGGCTGATCGGCAGCACCGTGTTGGCCTTGATTCATCATTCGTCGCTGCGCAGCGAATCAACCTCTGTCGAAGACCTGCTGGCCGAAGTGCAGCGCTTCGACCCGCCGGTACAGAACACCCGCCGTTTCGTCGCCGCCCCCTGCGAGGTTGACGGGGTGAGGCTGAACGCCACCGACGTGATCCTGGTGCTGCTGGCCTCGGCCAATCGCGACCCGCAGCTCAACGACAACCCCGACACCTTCCTGCTCGACCGCCCGAACCGGCGCAGCTTCACCTTCGGTGCGGGGCGTCATCAATGCCCGGGGCAGCGCCTGGCGATGAGCATTGCAGGTGCCACGCTCAAGCAATTTCTGGCGATGCGACCGGCACTGGAGCAACTGAAACGGCAATACCGCCCATCCACGAATGGACGGATTCCGTTATTCAGTGATTGA